Proteins from a single region of Methanotorris igneus Kol 5:
- a CDS encoding 4Fe-4S dicluster domain-containing protein gives MNPKIIVLDPSKCSKCNDCINKCAEIHGISRVKKFDGIPIFCMQCETPPCKEICPVDAIYLKENIPIVNKEKCIGCGMCAIACPIGAIFVEEKVAHKCTLCLDVDRITPACIEACKDNALKLVCDESLEMIKEEKRKKLIKIISEKFEEL, from the coding sequence ATGAATCCAAAAATCATTGTACTTGATCCTTCAAAGTGCTCAAAATGTAATGATTGCATCAACAAATGTGCTGAAATTCATGGGATAAGTAGGGTGAAAAAATTCGATGGCATTCCAATTTTCTGTATGCAGTGTGAAACACCACCATGCAAAGAAATCTGTCCAGTTGATGCCATATACTTAAAAGAAAACATCCCAATAGTCAATAAAGAAAAATGTATTGGTTGTGGGATGTGTGCTATAGCATGTCCAATTGGAGCAATTTTTGTTGAAGAGAAGGTTGCTCATAAATGCACTCTTTGCTTGGATGTGGATAGGATAACTCCTGCATGTATTGAAGCGTGTAAAGACAATGCATTAAAACTTGTCTGTGATGAATCACTTGAGATGATTAAGGAAGAAAAACGGAAGAAACTCATCAAAATCATAAGTGAAAAATTTGAAGAATTATAA
- the cdhB gene encoding CO dehydrogenase/acetyl-CoA synthase complex subunit epsilon, whose translation MIDRTTPYQPTAGTNLNHADVVSPTILIQMIKRSKNPILIVGCKLDKDVEEILSKLNMKKIHTPKEMNLLDIMKYLAKGEHDLALFIGITYYYLAQALTHLKHFSSVITVTIDPYYHPNACYSLPNMEKNEHVEVIKKLVDAL comes from the coding sequence ATGATTGATAGAACTACTCCATACCAACCAACTGCTGGGACAAATTTAAACCATGCTGATGTTGTCTCCCCAACTATATTAATTCAGATGATAAAAAGGAGCAAAAATCCTATCTTAATTGTTGGGTGTAAGTTGGATAAGGACGTTGAGGAAATTCTGAGCAAATTAAACATGAAAAAAATCCATACGCCAAAGGAGATGAACTTGCTGGATATTATGAAATATCTTGCAAAAGGAGAACATGATTTGGCATTGTTCATTGGAATTACTTATTATTACCTCGCCCAGGCATTAACACATTTGAAACACTTCTCTTCCGTAATAACTGTGACAATTGACCCCTACTATCACCCAAATGCATGCTACTCACTCCCAAACATGGAGAAAAATGAGCATGTTGAGGTTATTAAAAAGTTAGTTGATGCCTTATAA
- the cdhA gene encoding CO dehydrogenase/acetyl-CoA synthase complex subunit alpha, translating to MEGDIKSMSSPLLKLKNFKIKGTIKFGEEVEEEDWEPMGPTPMPKVPTLRKWDFRLLKRYPPFYMPICDMCCLCTFGKCDLSRGKKGACGLDIKKQQARIVLIACCIGAACHTAHSRHLVHYLIEKLGKDYPINLGNNIDVEAPITRTVTGIKPKTLGDLEKVLDYCEEQITHLLSATHTGQEGDYLDFESKAMHAGMIDDLAREVGDIAQIVGLNMPKGDEDAPLVDLGLGTIDKNKPVILCIGHNVVPGRYIIDYLEENGLDDEIEVCGICCTALDITRYNEGAKIVGPLSRQLMFVRSGVADVVVVDEQCIRTDILEETLKTGAVLIATNEKMCLGLEDISHLSEDEMINYILRNRAALILDEEKVGKVAVELAKIISKERKDKKCLPDLNEVVELAKKCTECGWCNRVCPNSFEVKEAMIEAKQGKFDKFVELYKKCYSCGRCECECERNLPIVSMTTKVGEYFIKDMKFKIRAGRGPIQDVEIRRVGAPIVFGDIPGVVALVGCSNHPNGEEEVAKIAKEFLERKYIVVASGCAAMSIGMWKDEDGKTLYEKYGGSFEAGGLVNVGSCLSNCHITGAAIKIANIFAKVPLRGNFEQVADYILNRVGAVGIAWGAMSQKAAAIATGVNRWGIPVIVGPHAAKYRRMYLSDGKDFEVLDKRTGEIMKIEPAPEHLIVTAETVEECICMIPKLCMRPNDSPKGRAMKIYHYVSVYEKYFGMMPPDLEKFVRTEQDIPFMIKDKVMDYLKEKGWKPREKIPKEPTIIY from the coding sequence ATGGAAGGAGATATAAAATCAATGTCATCCCCATTATTGAAATTAAAAAACTTCAAAATAAAAGGAACCATAAAATTTGGGGAGGAAGTTGAGGAAGAAGATTGGGAGCCAATGGGACCCACACCAATGCCAAAAGTTCCTACATTAAGGAAATGGGACTTTAGACTATTGAAGAGGTACCCTCCATTCTACATGCCAATTTGTGACATGTGTTGTCTATGTACTTTTGGAAAGTGTGACTTGAGTAGAGGAAAGAAGGGGGCCTGTGGATTAGATATTAAAAAACAACAGGCAAGAATTGTTTTAATTGCATGTTGTATAGGGGCTGCATGCCACACAGCCCACAGTAGGCACCTTGTTCATTACTTAATAGAAAAGTTAGGTAAGGACTATCCAATTAACTTAGGCAATAATATAGATGTTGAGGCACCAATAACCAGAACTGTCACTGGAATAAAACCAAAAACACTTGGAGATTTAGAGAAAGTTTTAGATTATTGTGAAGAGCAAATAACCCATTTACTCTCTGCAACACACACAGGACAAGAAGGAGATTACCTTGATTTTGAGAGTAAGGCAATGCATGCTGGGATGATTGACGATTTAGCGAGAGAAGTGGGAGATATTGCTCAAATTGTTGGTCTTAATATGCCAAAAGGAGATGAAGATGCACCACTTGTTGATTTAGGTCTTGGAACAATAGACAAAAACAAACCAGTAATTTTGTGTATAGGGCATAATGTCGTTCCTGGTAGGTATATTATAGATTATTTGGAAGAAAACGGGTTAGATGATGAGATAGAAGTTTGTGGAATTTGTTGTACTGCATTGGATATAACAAGATACAATGAGGGGGCAAAAATTGTTGGTCCTTTATCAAGGCAGTTGATGTTTGTTAGGAGCGGAGTTGCTGATGTGGTTGTTGTTGATGAGCAGTGTATTAGAACAGATATATTAGAGGAAACATTAAAAACTGGGGCTGTTTTGATAGCAACAAACGAAAAGATGTGCTTGGGCTTAGAAGATATTTCCCATTTAAGTGAAGATGAAATGATAAATTATATCTTGAGAAATAGGGCGGCTTTAATTTTAGATGAAGAGAAGGTAGGAAAAGTTGCCGTAGAATTGGCTAAAATAATTTCAAAAGAGAGAAAGGACAAAAAATGCTTGCCTGACTTAAATGAAGTTGTAGAACTTGCAAAGAAATGTACAGAGTGCGGATGGTGTAACAGAGTATGTCCAAACTCATTTGAGGTAAAAGAGGCGATGATTGAGGCAAAACAAGGCAAATTTGACAAATTTGTTGAGTTATACAAAAAATGTTACAGCTGCGGTAGATGTGAATGTGAATGTGAGAGAAACTTGCCAATTGTTAGCATGACAACAAAGGTTGGAGAATACTTCATAAAAGACATGAAATTTAAAATAAGGGCAGGAAGAGGGCCAATACAAGACGTTGAAATAAGAAGAGTTGGGGCCCCAATTGTATTTGGGGACATTCCAGGAGTTGTTGCGTTAGTCGGATGTTCCAACCATCCAAACGGTGAAGAAGAGGTTGCAAAGATAGCAAAGGAATTCTTAGAGAGGAAATACATTGTTGTTGCAAGTGGATGTGCGGCAATGTCAATTGGAATGTGGAAAGATGAAGATGGAAAAACACTTTATGAAAAATATGGCGGAAGTTTTGAAGCTGGTGGGTTAGTAAATGTTGGAAGCTGTTTAAGTAACTGCCACATAACCGGAGCAGCAATAAAAATAGCCAACATCTTTGCAAAAGTTCCATTGAGAGGAAACTTTGAGCAAGTTGCGGACTACATATTGAACAGAGTCGGAGCTGTTGGTATTGCATGGGGAGCTATGAGTCAAAAAGCAGCGGCAATCGCTACTGGAGTAAACAGATGGGGAATCCCAGTCATAGTTGGGCCACATGCAGCAAAATACAGAAGGATGTATTTGAGTGACGGAAAGGACTTTGAGGTCTTAGACAAAAGAACTGGAGAAATAATGAAGATTGAACCAGCCCCAGAACATTTGATTGTGACTGCAGAAACAGTAGAAGAATGTATCTGCATGATTCCAAAACTCTGCATGAGACCAAATGACAGTCCAAAAGGAAGGGCAATGAAAATCTACCACTACGTAAGCGTTTATGAGAAATACTTTGGAATGATGCCACCTGATTTGGAGAAATTCGTGAGAACTGAGCAAGATATTCCATTCATGATAAAAGACAAAGTTATGGATTATTTAAAAGAAAAAGGTTGGAAACCAAGGGAAAAAATTCCAAAAGAGCCAACAATAATCTACTAG